A window of the Torulaspora globosa chromosome 6, complete sequence genome harbors these coding sequences:
- the MNE1 gene encoding Mne1p (ancestral locus Anc_7.42): MNKVPQRVSSFGIGKLTSDILLSRAPVDSNGTGKHKAEKLILRSAGSQTLIDNWLKNAKVVNGPSKNGKAVTLHLPVVLKTLQRLRSTDNRASYFALISKIQSSRISWLDIANKPIDCNGALPVEFFNEVSSMLYRISLTCDAQELRLLSKFTLNLLHSCKKSMNHRASFDLKVRTKLFRNCLMPIARTESVALINEALDAIPTEQGNLKYLTELAFYYHSSQFTKVLSQLNKINLGKITLSPNEIDAFFPLFFGIIQSFVIYGDEQTCVWLITKLSKDWGYQMDPHYRGMLAELCEKYAAYQVLGTLAVSSPLLQWKALQSQLTWEEFMKHLRHLNIDLFKESQDLDFLQEKLATVGPNLKAWELFLRDKIPDDANPSLKSFAVNTILMHLAANKRLPFVLSILEHLINEVGYAQQLLDSGKLLSTSKYSGFHCLFKACSVRNPAIFSSYTLFKFLEQNQQIPFKFTSLDFYYMMQACLAGADHHSLYFFLFQFIRMMGPSFYADNQGKSSWALPVSIEQLLRHKVAKERGDDKVMQIVNEVRNWFLEHRSNAFDTTIDLAFLREAFGDKYLPSLTVGSMIALEQKHIDKYMSSGDEQYCPAADLHASRRLKRMLASLMENINVKQF; encoded by the coding sequence ATGAATAAGGTTCCCCAGAGAGTCTCTTCTTTTGGGATCGGTAAATTGACTAGCGACATCCTGTTGAGCAGGGCGCCTGTGGATAGCAATGGAACTGGGAAACACAAAGCAGAGAAGCTTATATTACGCAGTGCAGGATCGCAGACATTGATAGATAATtggttgaagaatgctAAAGTGGTAAATGGCCCTTCTAAGAATGGCAAAGCCGTGACACTTCACCTTCCTGTTGTCCTGAAAACattgcaaagattgagaTCGACTGATAATAGAGCCTCATATTTTGCCCTCATTAGCAAGATTCAATCATCAAGGATATCATGGCTAGATATTGCTAATAAACCGATAGATTGCAATGGAGCTCTACCTGTAGAGTTTTTCAACGAAGTATCGAGTATGTTATACCGGATTTCGCTGACTTGCGATGCACAGGAGTTACGACTCCTCTCAAAATTTACCTTAAACTTATTGCACAGTTgcaagaaatcgatgaaCCATAGGGCTTCCTTCGATTTGAAAGTGAGAACCAAACTGTTTAGGAACTGCCTGATGCCAATCGCCAGGACGGAGTCCGTTGCATTGATCAACGAAGCTCTGGACGCTATACCTACTGAACAAGGAAATCTCAAATATCTGACAGAGCTGGCCTTTTACTACCATTCTTCGCAGTTTACGAAGGTCCTTTCTCAATTGAATAAAATAAACCTTGGTAAAATCACTTTGAGCCCGAACGAAATTGATGCTTTCTTCCCACTATTTTTTGGCATCATACAGAGCTTTGTCATCTATGGTGATGAACAAACATGCGTGTGGCTCATCACGAAACTCTCGAAAGACTGGGGTTATCAAATGGATCCACACTATCGCGGCATGCTGGCAGAGCTTTGCGAAAAATATGCCGCATATCAAGTTCTAGGTACCCTTGCAGTTTCCAGCCCTCTGTTGCAGTGGAAAGCACTTCAATCTCAATTAACGTGGGAAGAGTTTATGAAGCATTTGAGGCATCTGAACATTGATTTGTTCAAAGAAAGTCAAGATCTAGACttccttcaagaaaagcttgCCACAGTTGGACCGAACCTCAAGGCCTGGGAACTATTTTTGCGTGATAAGATACCTGATGATGCCAACCCTTCGTTAAAATCTTTTGCTGTGAACACAATACTTATGCATCTGGCCGCTAACAAAAGGTTACCTTTTGTGCTATCTATCCTTGAGCACTTGATAAATGAGGTGGGATATGCCCAGCAGTTGCTTGACTCGGGAAAACTACTTTCGACTTCAAAATATTCTGGTTTCCATTGTTTATTCAAGGCTTGCTCGGTCAGAAATCCTGCTATCTTTTCATCCTACACGTTGTTcaagtttcttgaacaaaatCAGCAAATACCATTCAAGTTCACTTCATTGGATTTTTACTACATGATGCAGGCGTGCCTGGCAGGGGCAGACCACCATTCGCTTTATTTTTTCCTCTTTCAATTTATCAGAATGATGGGGCCATCATTTTATGCTGACAACCAAGGAAAATCCTCTTGGGCTTTGCCAGTGAGTATTGAGCAGCTATTAAGACATAAGGTTGCTAAAGAAAGAGGTGACGATAAAGTTATGCAGATCGTAAACGAAGTCCGAAATTGGTTTTTGGAGCATAGATCAAATGCTTTCGATACTACCATCGATTTAGCTTTCCTCAGAGAGGCTTTTGGTGATAAGTACTTGCCTAGTTTGACAGTCGGATCGATGATAGCCCTTGAGCAAAAGCATATCGATAAGTATATGTCCTCCGGTGATGAGCAATATTGCCCGGCTGCTGACTTGCATGCGAGCCGTAGGTTGAAACGCATGCTTGCTTCTCTGATGGAAAATATCAACGTAAAGCAATTTTAG
- the MEK1 gene encoding serine/threonine protein kinase MEK1 (ancestral locus Anc_7.41), whose protein sequence is MSETMLGYLEMIGGSDDDSDETMTSMTLGGYPRRLAICKHRMLKLGRNEKECDLVLQDPAISSIHCVFWAILFDEESSPMCYVKDCSLNGTYMNGSLLKRNSAYLLQDGDLISLHDRVGKVFRFSGLGQAANPQLIEQMGFQRRVNDWEVTSRVIGNGTFGHVLVAYRNSKNVQERTSLIPQHSPENYAVKIIKLKPNKLDKEAKILLKLNHVCSDTFSRMNTDREVGIDTNIFVNGSLTSSKCITHIVTKRITYIFSKICYQEETCSRIWPKGIAWHRSQKPNLS, encoded by the coding sequence ATGAGCGAGACTATGCTGGGATATCTGGAGATGATTGGCGGGAGCGACGATGACTCGGATGAAACTATGACTAGCATGACCCTCGGCGGCTATCCTCGGCGGCTGGCGATATGCAAACACAGAATGCTGAAACTGGGACGCAATGAGAAAGAATGTGACTTGGTGCTTCAGGATCCTGCAATATCTTCGATTCATTGTGTTTTTTGGGCGAttcttttcgatgaagaaagctcGCCAATGTGCTACGTTAAGGATTGCTCGCTGAATGGCACCTACATGAACGGATCCCTGCTAAAGAGGAATAGCGCGTATCTACTACAGGATGGGGACCTCATATCTCTCCATGACCGGGTTGGGAAGGTTTTCAGGTTTTCAGGGTTGGGACAGGCGGCTAATCCGCAGCTTATCGAGCAGATGGGGTTTCAGAGAAGAGTGAACGACTGGGAGGTGACTTCAAGAGTTATAGGAAACGGGACTTTTGGACATGTTCTGGTGGCGTATAGGAATTCCAAAAACGTTCAGGAGAGGACGAGTTTGATTCCTCAGCACTCGCCGGAAAACTACGCCgtcaaaatcatcaagctgAAACCCAATAAATTGGATAAAGAGGCCAAGATTCTCCTCAAATTGAATCATGTATGTTCAGACACATTTTCGCGCATGAACACTGACAGAGAAGTGGGAATAGATACTAACATATTTGTTAATGGCAGCCTAACATCATCCAAGTGCATCACACATATTGTGACCAAAAGGATAACCTATATATTTTCCAAGATTTGCTACCAGGAGGAGACTTGTTCTCGTATTTGGCCAAAGGGGATTGCCTGGCATCGATCTCAGAAACCGAATCTCTCATAA
- the TFB6 gene encoding TFIIH complex subunit TFB6 (ancestral locus Anc_7.40), with protein MSGPATPLHAKPNEQIDLDNVRKLDKHDIDDLDLNPELEGSASISNFEDDSLGHENKARSKRRMFDPADNDTQMYDEIDDFQPRVSVDSPFSSGTVLNKLSKSSDAPVNSGRRLSLSQQSKFILYCDDRLMEIQRKYVQSRGLNTQSGYSGLSPLLQDLKSLVDFIWYSIEGVPNTDYLLRGDSSVAEESESQAIDNSTYFGQSAYLIRIADDLLDYVDKFDVRSLPTEQQTSTLSKLFKLLLILDRVFARLLTGRTPGGSKMTGTDAVRLTGIAERTRTKMPRFLEHNDIHGYHYEVSKIYEETLESCGN; from the coding sequence ATGTCAGGACCCGCCACTCCGCTTCATGCAAAACCAAACGAACAGATAGACCTGGACAATGTACGGAAGCTTGACAAGCATGACATTGATGATTTAGATCTGAATCCGGAACTGGAAGGCTCAGCCAGTATTAGCAATTTTGAGGATGACTCATTGGGCCATGAAAATAAGGCTAGATCCAAGAGAAGGATGTTTGATCCAGCGGATAATGACACGCAAATGTATGACGAAATTGACGATTTCCAGCCAAGAGTCAGTGTGGATTCCCCGTTTTCCTCTGGAACAGTGCTAAACAAGCTGAGCAAATCCTCTGATGCTCCTGTGAATTCCGGAAGGCGGCTCTCGCTATCTCAACAATCCAAGTTTATATTGTACTGCGACGACAGATTGATGGAGATCCAAAGGAAATATGTCCAGTCTCGTGGTCTTAATACGCAAAGTGGTTATTCCGGCCTGTCACCTCTGCTGCAGGACTTGAAATCGCTGGTTGACTTCATATGGTATTCTATCGAAGGTGTGCCGAACACTGACTATCTCTTGCGTGGGGATTCATCAGTTGCCGAGGAAAGCGAGTCACAAGCGATCGACAATTCCACTTACTTTGGACAAAGTGCGTATCTCATTCGAATTGCAGATGACCTGCTGGACTACGTTGACAAGTTTGACGTCCGGTCTCTACCCACTGAACAACAGACTAGCACGCTCTCCAAGCTATTCAAATTGCTTCTCATACTCGACAGGGTATTCGCCAGACTTCTTACCGGCCGCACACCGGGGGGATCCAAGATGACTGGGACCGACGCGGTACGATTAACTGGCATCGCAGAGAGAACAAGAACCAAGATGCCACGTTTTTTAGAACACAATGATATCCACGGGTATCACTACGAAGTAAGCAAGATTTATGAAGAAACTTTAGAAAGCTGTGGTAACTAG
- the SOG2 gene encoding Sog2p (ancestral locus Anc_7.39): MSLNGAAASALMSSMNPIVAENQNQGVVPAKSALVPLDGVATTSSKPPKERALRDVISKRLSQQDPSGSTVKLIGLNITSIPEPDVELLRNVERLSLRKNLLLHLPSNFCTLKSLRYLDLDNNILQEIPPVLMQCPKLEILDLSYNNIECLPQEISTLWSQQLKVLSLKNNNVSSIWGLKSIVKFENLRVLEILGNPINQEELEAVRSYTPMTSSMVKEEYWLIALRRYLEDHSLPASESHHDSKMSKAAKRMGYINTPSPGSVDSVGSAASSPVPIQMPNSEADSSYSTAETTNNDLYNHSKFNDYFKRLSILPEEASNNEQHKVSHDELVVACRKLLFSFTECQQNVRKIASFCKEKAVAVNVVSLLYSVRSHIDNLVGVLEQAENEKNSHDGALIKLCMTIIAIFKLIIGQLRKNFKAFFGADDLCFIRMFYMTLVCSYTEIYNAWCFIDAGEARKARNRHLARAHSAINLSSSNTSAGASALYLPRTRSNTLQSRAAPVALGLNAVQPSMENSLHNAGGHSGNAMLSPPPNGHSPIQAKPVQSAAVITPPSNNTLMHNVPYHSNESRQSDSSPRQHHTNSPRSRKVTEPQVPSGRDGVDGDAGPLLTSSGGSSVDPQLYQTLNTVIGMVNVVYERLTSEISKAAMASTTGQQELTDVLLTKIRDLTDTCCQAMELSKILNERLQLLTSEADISEKLLTTSEKVKTWENINAFLKSIISILANTKVVMTDMPGLNEIRPNLATLAKITKDVTVILELSSYKGVSVLTAQNQIQNSSQNPSHGYSHAVSNHQTSSTGEENDEKFYTSITTPQITPAHSQVANPLDNFAG, encoded by the coding sequence ATGTCACTCAATGGGGCAGCTGCTAGTGCGCTGATGTCGTCGATGAATCCAATTGTAGCTGAGAATCAAAACCAGGGTGTTGTACCAGCAAAATCGGCTTTAGTTCCCCTGGACGGGGTGGCGACGACAAGCAGCAAGCCACCAAAGGAGCGTGCGTTGCGTGATGTTATctcaaagagattgtcACAGCAGGATCCGAGTGGGTCCACAGTGAAATTGATTGGTTTGAATATTACAAGTATACCAGAGCCAGATGTGGAACTACTCAGAAATGTAGAGCGACTATCGCTCCGGAAGAATTTACTACTGCACCTGCCTTCTAATTTCTGtactttgaaaagtttgagaTATTTGGATTTGGATAATAACATTTTGCAGGAGATACCGCCTGTTCTTATGCAATGCCCAAAgcttgagattcttgatctttccTACAATAATATCGAATGCCTACCGCAGGAGATATCGACGTTGTGGTCGCAGCAGTTGAAAGTCCTTTCGTTGAAAAATAACAATGTAAGCTCGATCTGGGGCTTGAAGTCTATTGTGAAATTTGAGAATCTGCGAGTGCTAGAGATACTTGGCAACCCCATCAATCAGGAAGAGCTCGAGGCAGTACGTTCGTATACGCCAATGACATCAAGTATggtcaaagaagaatattgGCTTATAGCCCTTCGAAGGTATCTGGAAGATCATTCATTGCCGGCCTCTGAGAGCCACCACGATTCTAAGATGAGTAAAGCCGCAAAGCGTATGGGATACATTAACACCCCCTCCCCAGGAAGCGTTGACTCCGTTGGCTCGGCAGCTTCATCCCCTGTGCCGATTCAAATGCCCAATTCCGAGGCTGACAGCAGTTACTCAACTGCTGAGACTACGAATAATGACCTTTACAATCACTCCAAATTTAATGATTACTTTAAAAGGCTGTCCATTCTTCCGGAAGAGGCATCAAATAACGAACAACATAAAGTTTCTCATGACGAATTAGTGGTCGCTTGTCGTAAGCTGCTCTTCAGCTTTACGGAGTGCCAGCAAAATGTAAGAAAAATTGCATCCTTTTGCAAGGAAAAAGCCGTCGCTGTCAATGTTGTGTCTCTTTTGTATTCAGTAAGATCACACATCGACAATCTGGTCGGGGTACTGGAGCAGGCCGAAAATGAGAAGAACTCCCACGACGGAGCTCTCATCAAGCTCTGTATGACTATTATTGCGATTTTCAAGCTGATAATCGGTCAGTTaaggaagaatttcaaagctttttTCGGAGCTGATGATCTTTGCTTCATCAGAATGTTTTACATGACGCTTGTGTGCTCATACACTGAAATTTACAACGCTTGGTGCTTCATTGATGCTGGAGAGGCCAGGAAAGCCAGAAACCGACATTTAGCACGAGCACACTCGGCTATTAACCTATCATCATCGAACACATCGGCAGGCGCTTCTGCATTATACCTCCCTCGAACGAGAAGTAACACCCTTCAATCAAGGGCGGCGCCGGTCGCGCTTGGTTTGAATGCTGTTCAGCCGTCGATGGAAAATTCTCTGCATAATGCAGGTGGTCACAGCGGCAATGCAATGCTCTCTCCGCCCCCAAATGGTCATTCTCCTATTCAAGCTAAGCCTGTTCAGAGTGCAGCCGTCATCACTCCTCCATCTAATAATACGCTTATGCATAATGTGCCATATCATTCTAACGAATCAAGGCAATCGGACAGCTCACCTCGACAGCATCACACCAATTCTCCACGATCTCGAAAGGTCACCGAGCCTCAGGTCCCCAGTGGCCGTGATGGGGTTGATGGTGATGCTGGTCCTTTGTTGACGTCCTCTGGTGGATCGAGCGTTGATCCTCAGTTATATCAAACGTTAAACACGGTAATTGGCATGGTCAACGTTGTTTATGAACGATTAACATCAGAGATCTCAAAAGCTGCTATGGCAAGTACCACAGGGCAACAGGAATTAACTGATGTCCTCTTAACTAAAATTCGCGATTTGACTGATACTTGTTGTCAGGCAATGGAGTTATCCAAGATTCTAAATGAGCGTCTACAGCTACTTACCTCAGAAGCAGATATTTCTGAAAAGTTGTTGACCACCAGTGAAAAGGTCAAAACCTGGGAGAACATCAATGCTTTCTTAAAATCGATCATTTCCATTTTAGCGAATACTAAAGTTGTTATGACAGATATGCCCGGGTTGAATGAGATCAGGCCAAACCTGGCCACCTTGGCTAAGATTACGAAAGATGTGACCGTAATTCTAGAGTTGAGCTCATACAAAGGTGTCTCAGTACTAACTGCGCAGAATCAAATACAGAACAGCTCGCAAAACCCATCACATGGATACTCGCATGCAGTGTCAAATCATCAGACAAGCAGCACTGGGGAAGAAAACGACGAGAAGTTCTATACTTCTATCACGACGCCCCAAATTACACCTGCTCATTCTCAAGTAGCGAATCCGCTTGACAACTTCGCGGGATAG
- the CYC3 gene encoding holocytochrome c synthase CYC3 (ancestral locus Anc_7.38) gives MGWFWASTAANRPQAGAAEDRESLSTCPVQYKKSSDRSECPVMHGSESGRELNPLNNMPAFISAKKQPGQKLNLPTDRTVSSIPKGEEGDANWEYPSPQQMYNAMVRKGKIDPNTGEEIPEDAVESMVFVHNFLNEGCWQEVLQWEQPYTEQTQVPPKLLKFMGKPDELSPRARFYQALGQIFPKHFSREAPFDRHDWTVLRADPMSADPEFPGFRKVRYVIDFYGGPDDEDGLPTFNLDVRPALDNFSNARDRFVHYTKPIFEEYFGRK, from the coding sequence ATGGGTTGGTTTTGGGCAAGTACTGCTGCTAATAGGCCACAAGCGGGAGCCGCTGAGGATCGTGAAAGCCTTTCGACATGTCCTGTACAATACAAAAAGTCATCGGACCGGTCGGAATGTCCAGTAATGCACGGCTCTGAATCCGGCAGGGAGCTCAATCCTTTGAATAACATGCCTGCTTTCATAtcagccaagaagcagccCGGACAGAAGTTGAATCTGCCAACGGATCGAACCGTTTCGAGTATACCCAAGGGCGAAGAAGGGGACGCGAACTGGGAATATCCATCCCCTCAGCAAATGTACAATGCTATGGTACGGAAAGGTAAAATTGATCCAAACACTGGAGAAGAGATCCCGGAAGATGCGGTCGAATCGATGGTGTTCGTTCACAACTTTCTGAATGAGGGATGTTGGCAAGAAGTTTTACAGTGGGAACAACCATACACAGAGCAGACACAGGTTCCTCCTAAGCTGCTAAAATTTATGGGTAAGCCTGATGAGCTCTCGCCCCGTGCAAGATTCTACCAAGCGCTTGGCCAGATCTTTCCGAAGCATTTTTCGCGTGAAGCGCCCTTCGATAGGCACGATTGGACAGTGCTGAGAGCTGATCCAATGTCCGCAGATCCAGAATTTCCTGGTTTTAGGAAGGTGCGCTATGTCATTGACTTCTATGGTGGACcagatgacgaagacggGCTACCAACGTTCAACTTGGACGTTCGACCAGCGTTAGACAACTTTTCCAACGCGAGAGATAGGTTTGTTCATTACACAAAGCCTATATTTGAGGAATATTTTGGCAGGAAATAG
- the MSC6 gene encoding Msc6p (ancestral locus Anc_7.37): protein MLSRRSICRLRLPLLPRYQSTYVHPVSKLGQELSEQLASGDTNELYSSLKDHLEKFSNEMTDPTTLQRSFGLNAPLVQFLKKSATDKESHVDPYQILNTLCDYKVARSPHFEVVLRHLLLHGSPQDVIALWVKYLETIAENPNAVSRSFNNRNGNNDSHQTNVALTSIAYLMLPEVKPDFQMLCQILQVDQSSGQRIPFNKIKFLINSLFKGERKEQLTENSKSLFHQYVNSDKESFLRQLDGTLQFHHLQDLYNQYRGGSVDPEIIAKFMEKFLLCNNPAGAVKIFNENKALDSSSLKNMLLIAVATLPANTRNVRLDRILAIWNSLIKPAGPSASSYASLVQALGVSKNFGALQNIWDEEISEDLKKDPVVLEPYLTAILKDNDKAKFDEIAGKLPADITSIDLINAVLSKMVKDNVSNEKFNSFFTAQFAKREDSGLQKRPNIETLAVRMWANYHYAADKESFDFLKSVFQSKKNVLKVNAIIENFIRLAPSIDPVHKLFPQVKEPLDTRKYGAFINAEFTKPGGSYERAEQIFKNFLEDSTPHSKKIDRFVLEPLICGFSELAITERDPSFLLKVSTYYTFASKVNLELTYQTVARILHSLALVAKENSGKFNTLQQQFVDLFLKDMGSMKNFSPNTRDVETLRKANVKIGEEIS, encoded by the coding sequence ATGCTTTCTCGTAGGAGTATTTGTCGGTTGCGATTACCGCTACTGCCACGGTATCAATCAACCTATGTGCATCCCGTTTCGAAACTGGGGCAGGAGCTCAGCGAGCAACTTGCGTCGGGCGATACTAATGAATTGTATTCTTCATTGAAGGATCATCTCGAGAAATTTTCAAATGAAATGACGGATCCAACCACCTTGCAGAGGTCGTTTGGTTTGAACGCTCCGCTGGTTCAATTTCTGAAAAAATCTGCGACAGATAAGGAATCGCATGTAGATCCCTACCAGATCCTCAATACGCTGTGTGACTATAAAGTGGCCAGATCTCCTCATTTCGAGGTTGTTTTGAGACACTTGTTGCTTCATGGATCGCCGCAGGACGTAATCGCGTTGTGGGTGAAATATCTGGAAACCATAGCAGAGAACCCAAATGCTGTATCTCGGTCGTTCAACAACCGCAATGGTAACAACGATTCCCACCAGACTAACGTAGCATTGACAAGTATAGCGTATCTCATGCTGCCCGAAGTCAAGCCTGATTTCCAGATGTTATGTCAAATTTTGCAAGTGGATCAGAGTTCAGGCCAAAGAATACCTTTTAACAAGATaaaatttttgatcaattcgCTATTCAAAGGTGAAAGAAAGGAGCAGTTGACAGAAAATTCCAAATCTTTGTTTCATCAGTATGTGAACTCTGACAAAGAATCGTTTCTAAGACAGTTGGACGGCACTTTACAATTCCATCACCTGCAGGACCTGTACAATCAGTACCGCGGAGGCTCTGTGGATCCGGAAATCATTGCCAAGTTTATGGAGAAATTTCTGCTCTGTAACAATCCAGCCGGCGCAGTCAAGATATTTAACGAGAATAAGGCTTTGGactcttcttcgctgaaGAATATGCTACTAATTGCCGTAGCGACTTTACCTGCTAATACAAGAAACGTCAGATTAGACCGAATCTTGGCCATCTGGAATAGTCTCATCAAGCCGGCCGGTCCATCGGCCTCGTCATACGCTTCCTTAGTCCAAGCACTCGGTgtatcaaagaactttGGAGCCTTGCAAAACATTTGggatgaagaaatatcagaagatctgaagaaagatcctGTTGTGTTAGAACCATATCTAACTGCGATCTTGAAAGATAACGACAAGGCCAAGTTTGACGAAATAGCTGGGAAATTACCTGCTGATATTACATCCATTGACTTGATAAATGCCGTACTCTCAAAGATGGTAAAGGATAACGTCTCTAATGAGAAATTCAACTCCTTCTTTACTGCTCAATTTGccaaaagagaagattcAGGCTTGCAGAAGAGACCAAATATTGAAACTTTGGCCGTTAGGATGTGGGCAAACTATCACTACGCAGCTGATAAGGAATCGTTCGATTTCCTCAAAAGtgtctttcaaagcaagaagaacgtTTTGAAGGTGAATGCTATCattgaaaatttcattCGCTTGGCTCCATCGATAGATCCTGTCCACAAATTATTTCCGCAAGTGAAGGAGCCTTTAGACACGAGAAAGTATGGTGCCTTTATTAATGCAGAATTTACTAAACCAGGCGGAAGTTACGAGAGGGCTGagcaaatcttcaaaaactttcTGGAGGACTCGACGCCTCATTCGAAAAAAATAGACAGGTTTGTACTAGAACCATTGATCTGCGGTTTCAGCGAGCTTGCTATAACCGAACGCGATCCTAGCTTCCTGCTCAAAGTCTCCACCTACTATACGTTTGCTTCCAAAGTCAACCTGGAACTAACATATCAAACTGTCGCCAGGATTTTGCATTCATTAGCACTAGTTGCCAAAGAGAATTCAGGAAAATTTAATactctgcaacagcagttcgttgatcttttcctgAAAGATATGGgttcgatgaagaattttaGCCCTAATACACGGGATGTCGAAACGTTACGCAAGGCAAATGTAAAAATAGGCGAAGAAATCTCATAG
- the CLN3 gene encoding cyclin CLN3 (ancestral locus Anc_7.36) produces the protein MNHVKDVAGAVDLGYMSHVRRNVAHRKSQEANLVAREAACHEFCVMEYSNQLLNHLILLERDNAVHVTARPSLSTFQSQPQINHKMRFLIFDFLMCCHTRLGLSNSTLFLCYNILDRYTSKYIVKSCNYQLLALTALWISSKFWDSKNRIAPLKLLVKLCCKQYSAQQFKEMELHLSKSLNWTLCQFATHDSFIDLLLFLKNDTKVPSTALLDNKLSPDRVKFGATMLCELACFDIQLSFKCSASQIVLAAITLTTLALKFEEFNQWEDFNSKSNDAGLIKVCHSLLALAVREDSLPSSFKLKYINENKTASDKILKALQNYFIQLQVEQFYQSQEFKNLAPGSYEKRNDYNEKRIHDDTDGRIHATGQSTNHSFASNPSIASSHSAVTPPSRTSSSASPFASPFMAHDFISSPDSLPTPFYDKTCFTRTQASNTALLPLTPTTPTLLKNKMAAIKRRSMTLPIRNPSHQLARSNTDDPQSFMKGHRKRASSSMDIDFFEDEVAIKR, from the coding sequence ATGAATCATGTCAAGGATGTAGCTGGAGCGGTTGATCTTGGGTATATGAGCCATGTGAGGAGGAATGTGGCGCATCGCAAGTCGCAGGAGGCGAACTTGGTGGCAAGAGAGGCTGCCTGCCACGAGTTCTGCGTGATGGAATACAGTAATCAGTTGCTGAACCATTTGATTCTACTAGAGAGAGATAACGCGGTACACGTGACCGCGAGGCCAAGCCTCTCGACGTTTCAATCACAACCGCAGATCAACCATAAGATGAGGTTCCTGATCTTTGATTTCCTCATGTGCTGCCACACTAGATTGGGACTCTCTAACTCCACGCTATTCCTGTGTTACAACATCTTGGACAGATATACTTCGAAATATATCGTCAAAAGTTGCAACTATCAACTTTTAGCATTGACTGCTTTATGGATTAGTTCGAAGTTCTGGGACTCAAAAAATAGAATTGCTCCCCTGAAGTTGTTGGTGAAACTGTGCTGCAAGCAATACTCGGCCCAACAGTTTAAGGAGATGGAGCtacatctttcaaagtccCTGAACTGGACTTTATGTCAATTCGCCACGCATGATTCGTTCATCGATTTGctcttgtttctcaaaaatGATACAAAGGTCCCCTCAACAGCTTTGCTGGATAACAAGTTGAGCCCGGATCGGGTCAAGTTTGGCGCCACGATGTTGTGCGAATTGGCTTGTTTTGACATACAGCTGTCGTTCAAATGCTCCGCTTCTCAGATCGTTCTGGCAGCGATCACGCTAACTACCttagctttgaaattcGAGGAATTCAACCAGTGGGAAGATTTCAACTCGAAGAGTAATGATGCAGGTTTAATCAAGGTTTGCCATTCGCTACTGGCATTGGCTGTACGAGAAGATTCGTTACCATCGAGCTTCAAACTAAAATACATCAATGAGAATAAAACCGCCAGCGATAAGATTTTGAAAGCTCTGCAGAACTACTTCATTCAGCTGCAAGTGGAACAATTCTACCAATCTCAGGAGTTTAAGAACCTTGCTCCAGGGTCATATGAAAAACGTAATGATTATAATGAAAAACGTATCCATGACGACACCGACGGGAGAATCCACGCCACGGGACAATCAACGAATCATTCATTTGCATCAAATCCTTCCATAGCATCGTCCCATTCGGCAGTGACTCCTCCGTCTAGGacttcatcttctgcatcACCCTTTGCATCGCCGTTCATGGCTCATGATTTTATTAGCTCTCCGGACTCCTTACCAACTCCCTTCTACGATAAAACATGTTTCACAAGAACACAAGCATCAAATACAGCACTGCTACCGCTAACCCCAACCACACCTACGCTTTTAAAGAACAAGATGGCTGCTatcaagagaagatctATGACCTTGCCGATACGCAACCCATCGCACCAGCTGGCACGTTCTAACACCGACGATCCGCAAAGTTTTATGAAAGGTCATAGAAAGAGAGCTTCGTCCAGCATGGATATAGATttttttgaagatgaagtcGCCATCAAGCGCTAA